In Thalassotalea fonticola, a single genomic region encodes these proteins:
- a CDS encoding gamma-glutamyl-gamma-aminobutyrate hydrolase family protein: protein MKQSSLPIVGVICDREIIGPHAYHIAGDKYLQSMIGGSQCQPILIPALSSSLQIEQLLELVDGILLTGGYSMIDPLHYQNDAAETGTKLDTHRDNSSLPLIKSAIAQSIPIMGICRGFQEMNVAFGGSLHQKLHEVGSFIEHREDKEQTLEQQYGASHPIQLRENGKLSQLLGEQNIAVNSLHTQGINNLGAGLTIEAVAEDGLIEAFSVTAANNFAMAFQWHPEWQYHNNKYSKKIFAEFGNACAKRHKVKQQNG, encoded by the coding sequence ATGAAACAATCAAGTTTGCCCATTGTAGGCGTTATCTGTGACCGAGAAATCATTGGTCCACATGCGTATCACATTGCCGGCGATAAATACTTACAGTCGATGATAGGCGGCAGTCAATGCCAACCGATCCTTATTCCAGCATTATCCAGTAGCCTGCAGATTGAGCAACTACTTGAGCTAGTTGATGGCATTTTATTAACCGGCGGCTACTCAATGATTGACCCGCTACATTACCAGAATGATGCCGCAGAAACAGGTACGAAACTTGATACTCATCGTGACAACTCGAGCTTACCGTTAATAAAGTCAGCAATTGCTCAGAGCATTCCTATTATGGGTATATGCCGGGGCTTCCAAGAAATGAACGTCGCATTTGGTGGTAGCTTGCATCAAAAACTACATGAAGTAGGCTCTTTTATTGAACACCGTGAAGATAAAGAGCAAACATTAGAACAGCAATACGGTGCAAGTCATCCGATACAGTTACGAGAGAACGGCAAATTAAGCCAACTATTAGGCGAGCAGAACATTGCTGTTAATTCCTTGCATACTCAAGGCATAAACAATTTGGGGGCCGGATTAACAATTGAAGCAGTCGCTGAAGATGGGTTAATAGAAGCTTTTTCAGTTACTGCGGCTAACAACTTTGCCATGGCATTTCAATGGCATCCCGAATGGCAATATCATAATAATAAATACAGTAAAAAAATCTTTGCCGAATTTGGCAATGCTTGCGCAAAAAGACATAAGGTGAAACAGCAAAATGGATAG